A stretch of DNA from Methanobrevibacter gottschalkii DSM 11977:
TCTTTTTAAATAACTTTACACTAGAAATAAACCTCAAAATGTAACCTAATTAAGTATATGGGAATCCAATAATTTAAATTAGTGAATTAAAGTAACCTCATCAAGATTAAAAATGAAATCAATAAAATCAAAGCAAAAAGATTCAACTACGAATTTAAATCAACACAAAATCAATAAAAACAACACAAACATAACTAATAATAAAATCAATTTCAAAAAAAACATTTAAATTCATCGAAATGAAATTTCAACTGTAAAAACAAAAAAATAAAGAAAATTCAGAGACTAAAAATTAAAAAATCAGTACCAAATCGGACAGTGCCAAAAATTCATAATAAATGAATATTTAAGCTTAATTTATTAATTATTCAAACAACAAACATATAATAAAGCATTACAATACATAGATTTATTAAAAAAAGAATCAATTAATTTTTCAAAACTTTTAAAAGATTATAATGGATGAAAAATTTTTCCCAAAATATAGAAAATTCATCCACTTCCTTGAAAAAACACATAAAAGGAAAATTAAACAATATCAACAACCAAATAGAAAATTATATAGGCAATACAATGCCAAAAGCACAAAAAAAGAAATTCAGAACATTAAAAGGAATATTCAACCAAATAATGCTCCAAAAAAATGGATGGATTGAAAAAAGAAAACAAGAGCTAACAAATTGACAGTCCCAATTATTTATCAAATTGTTTATATATTATGTCTATATTATATAATTAACAGGAGGAGTTTTTCTGGATTTTAAAATGGCTGTTGTGATGCCGGCATATAATTCCGCTAAATATATTCAAAAGGCATTAGATTCAATTATTGATCAATCACTGGATTTCAGGGATATTCAAATCATTGTTGTTAATGATGCAAGTAATGACAGTACTAAAAGTGTTGTTGAAGAATACATCAAGGAATATCCTAAAAACATCACTTTAATCAATAATGATGAAAACAGGGGTCCGGCATATTCAAGAAACGTTGGACTTCAAAATGTAAATGCTGAATTTGTGAACTTCCTTGATAGTGATGATTGTATTTCAAGAAATGCATTTGAAAAAGCATATCTGTTTTTAAAAAATAATGAAGAAATTGACATTGCTTCAATTCCAATATATTATTTTGGTATCAAAAACAGGCCTCACAATTTGAATTTCAAATTCAGCAAAACTCAGGTTATAAACTTAGATGAGCATCCTGAGTACATCCAGCTTTCAGGTCCTTCAAGCTTTTTTAGATTTGAAAAGTTAAAACATTACAGATTCAATGAAAATTTAAGGGTTTCAGAAGATCCTCTTTTAATCAACCAGATGCTTATTGACAATCCTAACATTGGTTTTATAAATGGTGCTAAGTATTACTATCGTCAGGATACTCTTCAAAATTCATTAATTGCAACTTCAACAAGTCACAAGTCTTATTTCACGTCACGTGTTGATAATTATTTCATCGGTCTTATTAATTATGCAATTAATAAAAAGGGATATGTTCCCAGATTTATTCAACATATTTTGATGTATGATCTGCAATGGATTGTTGAAATTCGTTTTATTCATTTGTTGCTTAGCCAAAGCGAAATTGATGAGCTTTATGATAAAATATTCTTTATTTTAAAGTATATTGATAGTGATGTGATTTATCATCAGTTGTCTCTTCCAATTGAACTTAAACATCATTTGGCATTACTTAAAGATCATGGTACTGCCTATAGATTAAATAAGGATAATTTTCAGGAAGACTTCAACTTAAATACTGTATATATTGATAATTATGAATTTTTAGACAAGGATAAGATTTATATTTCTGGTGTTTTAACTAACTTTTTAAGAAGTACTGATGTTTATGCGATTGCGGATGGCAAAATTTACAATACAAATAAGCTTAATTTCACCCAAAGACGTAATTTTTCTCTTGATTTTGACTATGGTTACAATCATAGTTTTGATGTGGTTCTACCAGTAAAACCTGGAATGAAAATATCATTTAAAACTAATGCTTCTAATCTTTTGATTGATTATAATCAAACTTCAAGACTTTCTGGAACTTCCAGATATAGATTTTCTAAGGATTATTTGTCAATTGATTGTAGAAATCATATTCAAATTATTGAAAAAACAATCACAAAAGGAGTTAAATTAGAATTATCTGTTTTAAAGCAAATTTTAAAAGAGAAAAAACAAGGGTGGCGTACAGGTATTCTTTTAAGAATATTGTATTTCATGTTTTATTTTTACTTCAGGAATAAACACATATGGATATTTATGGATTTGCCGAATTCTTCAGGGGATAATGGATATTTCTTATTTAAAAAAGCAATTAAATCAGATAAACTTAAAAATATTAAAAAGTATTATGTTTTCTCAAAGTCCAAAAATCTTCATGAAACATTTGCCGAACAAGAAAATAAATATGTTGCAAGTTCAAAATTTATGAAAGCCAGAACCTTATCTGGCTTTATAACTCCAAATGAAGAATTTGAAAGATTGAAAAAAATAGGTAATGTCCTACAATACAAATCAATCAAACATAGGCTGTATTTATTATTTGCCGATTACATTATTGCTTCCCATCCAGATAATGGAATCATTTATCCATTTTGGGGAAATTACCATCATTTGTCTGGTCTTGCACGATCCAAAACCATATTTCTACAGCATGGTGTTACAAAAGATGATATCTCCTATTGGCTCAATCGGTATGATAAAAGAATAGGTTTAATTGTCACTGTATCTGATCTGGAAAAAGAATCATTTTTAAATCCTAAATATGGATATGATGAAAGTTGCATCCAGGTACTTGGTTTTCCAAGATTCGACTTTTTAAAAAAGGGCGAGGATAAGAAGGAAATTGTTTTAATGCCTTCTTGGAGAAGACAACATTCTCAACTCAGTGAAGACGAATTTATTCAAACAGATTACTTTAAATCTATAAATGAATTGATGAATAACGAATATCTGATTAAATTCTTAAAATCAAAAGGATACAGGTTAATATTCAAACCTCACAGAAATGTTTTGAAATTCATTGATTCATTTGATATCCCTGATGAAGCGGAATTGGGCATTGAAATGTCATACAATGAGATATTTAACCATGCGTCATTGATGATTACAGATTATTCTTCTGTTGCATTCGATTTTGCTTATCTTAAAAAGCCATTAATCTATTATCATCATGATGATGATTATCACTTTAATCTGGATGATTCTTACTTTAAATACGATACAATGGGTTTTGGTCCTGTTGCAACACAAATCGATGAGTTAAAAGATGAAATCATAAGACTGGTTGAAAATGACTGTCAAATGGATGAGAAATATATTAAAAGAGTTGATGATTTCTTTAAATACACTGATAAAAATAACTCTAAAAGAGTTATTGATAAGATTTTGGAATTTGATGAAATGTTTTATTATTAGATGATTTCCAAATGATTTAAAATACAAAAGATTGTTTTGAATTGGTTTGGGATATTAATCTATTGGGATTTGAAACTGTAATTATTGTCTTGATAATTATTTTTCTAAGAGATAATTGGCAATTACTATAAGTATATTAATGTTTAAATTTTTATATCTTAAAAACTAATTTTTAATCATGACATTGATAGACATCATGCTTAAAAGAAGAAGTACAAGAACATTTGCAGATGAGCCAGTCACTAAAGAGGAGCTTGATAAAATATTGCAGGCGGCACTTCTTGCTCCAACTAGTATGAATAGAAAACCGTGTAATTTTATGGTTGTTGAAAGAAGTGAAACTCTAAGACAGCTTGCAAATTGCAAAGACCATGGTGCAAATCTCCTTGAAAATGCAGATAAGGCAATTGTTGTTCTTGCAGATACTATGATTGCCGACACATGGTGTGAAGATTCATCGGTTGCTTTAACTTATATGCATTTAATGGCAACGGAATTAGGTCTTGGAAGCTGCTGGGTTCAGGTTCATTTAAGGTCTAAAGACAAAATTCCTGCAGAAGAGGTTGTAAGGGAAATCCTAAATGTTGACTCTCATTACAGGATTGTAGGCATGCTGGCTATTGGACGCTCTGACAATATTCCAAAGCCACACTCATTAGATGAACTGGATAAGAGCAGAATTCATTTTTTAGTATAATATGTCGGAAAAGAGTTTAATTGTAAATCATGATGCTATTGATGAGGATTTAACAGAGAAATTCATAAACATGCATGATGGTCTTCCAGTTTTGCTTATGAATATTTTAGATGATTTTGATGATGGCATCTGGATTAGAAGATATGAGCTATACCTGAAGTATCCTGAATTGGAAAATCTGGATGGAAAGGAAATGGAAATCACATCCGAACTTTTAAAGGAAGGTAAGATAAAAGAAGCCGAGGATTTTCAGATAAATTATGCTCTTGATTTTTTAGATAAGCATCCTCAGTTCAAACAGATGATTGATGGAGTTCATCGGCAGGGCAGCAAGGATTTGGAAATTCTTTTGAACTCAATTAAGGAAGCTTTCATCGGAGATTTTGACTACTTTTAACCCTTGAATAGTTACAATATCTTTATATATAATCCTCTATAAAATAGGATTTGGATATAACTACTCAATTGTAAAGGGGATTTAAAATGCATGTTAAAGATGTTTTAGACGATTTGGATATTAGGGTCAAATTACCTCAGCACTGGTATTCAACCGATGTAAGTAATGAATTTGAAGATGCCGAACTTGTCAGAAATGACGAAATAATTAAAATCAGGGTTGAAGGTGAAAAAAATACTAAAGTTATCATCATTGATGTTGATGACGGGATGAGTGTTGTCAGTCTACTTCCGGATAAAAAAGTCATCGGAGTTAAATACCTAAAAAACAAAGATGACTTCGAATACATTGGTAAACCATCTGAATTGTATTTTTAAATCTTTTATCCACTCTCTTTTTTCTTTTTATGATTTTCCATTATGTTTGCCTGATACCGAACTTTTCAACCGATTTCGATAGAAAAAAGCTATTGCTCCAAATCACCCACATTAAGTTACAAAATATTTAAATATATATAAATTATATTGTTAATCACAAAGATTAGGAGGAATTTATTATGGTTGATAAAAAAGCACCTGCAGAAGGATGGCCTCCAATTAGTGGAGATTACATTGTTGGAGACCCTGAAAGTCCAGTAGCTGTTACAACTCTCGCTTCCCATATTGAAGCTGACTTATCTGGAGCAGCAATTGCAGGACCATGTAAAACTGAAAACTTAGGTATTGAAAAAGTCGTAGCAAATGTTATTTCAAATCCGAATATTAGATTCTTAATTTTGGCTGGTGCTGAAGTTCAAGGTCACATTACTGGTCAAAGTTTTAAGGCATTGCATGAAAATGGGGCGGATCCTGACAAAAAGAAAATTGTTGGAGCAACAGGAGCTATTCCTTTCGTTGAAAATGTTCCTCTTGAAGGAGTTGAAAGATTCCAGCAACAATTGGAAATTGTTGATTTGATTGACACCGAGGATATTGGAAATATTCAATCTAAAATCAACGAATGCATTGAAAAGGATCCTGGAGCTTTAGAGGAAGATCCTATTGTTATGGAAGTTGATGAAGAAAACCAAAAATTGGTTATCGTTAATGATGATGCTGAAGATTAATTTCTTCAGCCCTCTTTTTAAATTTTCGTGATTTTTCACACTCCTGCTTTATCTTTTTTTATAATGTTCAAAATTTTTATATGTTCTGCCGGTCATAGTAGTAATTGCAATCTTTGCCAATATCTGAAATGATATATGAAATATTTGAATTTATATGACGTCATGTTAAATGATTGAAATTTTGAACTATTCCACAAATGTGGATTTGAAAAAATAGTAGGTGATAGTATGAATAATTGCCAAAGCAGCTCCGTCAATTGGAGTGAAAAAGTCAGAATCCTGGATGAAAAAATTCGTCGTGAAATCGGACTTGAAGGGGAAAGTGAAGCAAAACATATTCTCATCAAGGTTCAAACCAAATCCGCCGAAACCATCGAACCAGCGTTCATAGTAGGAGAGGATGAAACATTCCTGGATCTATTTGTTTTGTCTCCACAGGAATCCAATATTATTTCCACAGCCGTCTTGAAAAACAACATCCAAAGTATCGGTGTTATTGGAGGAATGTCTGCTGAAAAAACGGATGCATCGGAAATCCCTGACAGGCCAGCACTTGATGATGCAAGCACATTGTACCAATAGGTGCATGTTGGCAGATTCAATCAATAAAAGATTTGGAGGTTTTCGTGACTTC
This window harbors:
- the mtrA gene encoding tetrahydromethanopterin S-methyltransferase subunit A, which encodes MVDKKAPAEGWPPISGDYIVGDPESPVAVTTLASHIEADLSGAAIAGPCKTENLGIEKVVANVISNPNIRFLILAGAEVQGHITGQSFKALHENGADPDKKKIVGATGAIPFVENVPLEGVERFQQQLEIVDLIDTEDIGNIQSKINECIEKDPGALEEDPIVMEVDEENQKLVIVNDDAED
- a CDS encoding nitroreductase family protein; its protein translation is MTLIDIMLKRRSTRTFADEPVTKEELDKILQAALLAPTSMNRKPCNFMVVERSETLRQLANCKDHGANLLENADKAIVVLADTMIADTWCEDSSVALTYMHLMATELGLGSCWVQVHLRSKDKIPAEEVVREILNVDSHYRIVGMLAIGRSDNIPKPHSLDELDKSRIHFLV
- a CDS encoding bifunctional glycosyltransferase/CDP-glycerol:glycerophosphate glycerophosphotransferase, which encodes MAVVMPAYNSAKYIQKALDSIIDQSLDFRDIQIIVVNDASNDSTKSVVEEYIKEYPKNITLINNDENRGPAYSRNVGLQNVNAEFVNFLDSDDCISRNAFEKAYLFLKNNEEIDIASIPIYYFGIKNRPHNLNFKFSKTQVINLDEHPEYIQLSGPSSFFRFEKLKHYRFNENLRVSEDPLLINQMLIDNPNIGFINGAKYYYRQDTLQNSLIATSTSHKSYFTSRVDNYFIGLINYAINKKGYVPRFIQHILMYDLQWIVEIRFIHLLLSQSEIDELYDKIFFILKYIDSDVIYHQLSLPIELKHHLALLKDHGTAYRLNKDNFQEDFNLNTVYIDNYEFLDKDKIYISGVLTNFLRSTDVYAIADGKIYNTNKLNFTQRRNFSLDFDYGYNHSFDVVLPVKPGMKISFKTNASNLLIDYNQTSRLSGTSRYRFSKDYLSIDCRNHIQIIEKTITKGVKLELSVLKQILKEKKQGWRTGILLRILYFMFYFYFRNKHIWIFMDLPNSSGDNGYFLFKKAIKSDKLKNIKKYYVFSKSKNLHETFAEQENKYVASSKFMKARTLSGFITPNEEFERLKKIGNVLQYKSIKHRLYLLFADYIIASHPDNGIIYPFWGNYHHLSGLARSKTIFLQHGVTKDDISYWLNRYDKRIGLIVTVSDLEKESFLNPKYGYDESCIQVLGFPRFDFLKKGEDKKEIVLMPSWRRQHSQLSEDEFIQTDYFKSINELMNNEYLIKFLKSKGYRLIFKPHRNVLKFIDSFDIPDEAELGIEMSYNEIFNHASLMITDYSSVAFDFAYLKKPLIYYHHDDDYHFNLDDSYFKYDTMGFGPVATQIDELKDEIIRLVENDCQMDEKYIKRVDDFFKYTDKNNSKRVIDKILEFDEMFYY